The Bacteroidota bacterium genomic interval GACGGCGCATACCTCGAAGGACGGTGCGAAGCGGCGCCGGACCACGGCATCATCGAGCATTATTCCATCGGACTGAAGCTTCCTTTCAAGAATTTGGAGGAGGAGTCGTCGCACGTTACACTCTTCATCGGACCGCTTGACTACGGCATCATTAAGGGATTAGGACACGAGCTCGACCACATCATGAGCCTCGGATGGTCATGGATACGGCCGATCACGGTCTACTTGTTCATCCCGCTCTTCAATTTCCTGCGGCTGTTCATTTCAAACTACGGCATCATCATCATCGTTTTCTCGATCATCGTCAAGGTCGCCCTTCATCCGCTCACGCGAAGCAGCATGAAGTCGATGAAGAAAATGCAGGCGCTGCAGCCGATGATGGAGGAGATCCGGACGAAGTACAAGGACGATCCGAATCAGATGAACATGCAGATCATGAAGCTGTACAAGGATTACGGCGTGAACCCCGCCGGCGGATGTCTGCCGATGCTGCTCCAGCTCCCGATCCTGTATGCGCTCTATGCACTTTTCTCGAATTCGATCCAACTTCGCCAGGCGAATTTTGTCTGGTGGATCAAGGATCTTTCCGTGCCGGACGTGATCCTCGAGCTTCCGTTCACGCTGCCGTTTGTCGGGCTCCACAATATCAGCGGGCTCGCGCTGATGATGGGAATAACGATGTTCATCCAGCAGAAGATGACGGTGAACGACCCGCGGCAGAAAGCGATGGTCTGGATGATGCCGGTCCTGATGACGCTCCTCTTCAACAACCTTCCGTCGGGGCTGAACCTCTACTACTTCGTCTTCAACTTGCTTGCGATAGGTCAGCAAGTCTTCGTGAACAAGCAGCACGGCAACGATCCGTTGCAGAAAGTTTCGGAAAAAAAGAGATCGGGCGGGATCATGAACGCCCTGGCCAAGAATTTGCCGAAACCCCCCAGCCGGTAAAAAAAGAAAGGGCTCATGAAATTCATGAGCCCTTCTTGTTTGAAGAAACACTTCAGAGCTTACTTCTTCATCTTCGCTTCTTTTCTCTTCTGCATCTCCTCACCGAGCCATCCGCCGACGAACGACAGAATAAATCCCCCGATCAAACCGATCACGAGATATTGGAGATCGAGCATAGCGCCGAAGCCGAAATAAATGAAGAGAAAGTTCAGGATCACGCCGAGAACACCCGCCAAGGCCGCCTCTTTGATGGTCACGCCCGGAGACTTATAGCCAACGATGACGCCGGCGATGAT includes:
- the yidC gene encoding membrane protein insertase YidC codes for the protein MDRQSTLGFILIAIVLMTWMWWSSPRPSQQQLQAGKQVEEAKKDSSLTPKVEVEKKRVETQVEAPELSAKDTLGKYFSPAASGSEQFLTVETDLYTAVLSTRGAVIRSFELKNYKTWDQHPVQLVSNVSTGDFSLLFTSTEGKLINTRGLFFDAALPPAGNVRLTGTDEYSIDFTLHAGPGSIVKTIRFKNDSYGLDVGVKLHGMQEIIANYEYQVIWESGIRYVEHNSIDESRQAQAFSFAGGEVANVDATKPGENPISNTSGSTEWVATRNKYFAVVMISDDKKADGAYLEGRCEAAPDHGIIEHYSIGLKLPFKNLEEESSHVTLFIGPLDYGIIKGLGHELDHIMSLGWSWIRPITVYLFIPLFNFLRLFISNYGIIIIVFSIIVKVALHPLTRSSMKSMKKMQALQPMMEEIRTKYKDDPNQMNMQIMKLYKDYGVNPAGGCLPMLLQLPILYALYALFSNSIQLRQANFVWWIKDLSVPDVILELPFTLPFVGLHNISGLALMMGITMFIQQKMTVNDPRQKAMVWMMPVLMTLLFNNLPSGLNLYYFVFNLLAIGQQVFVNKQHGNDPLQKVSEKKRSGGIMNALAKNLPKPPSR